The following nucleotide sequence is from Elusimicrobiota bacterium.
GCCAATTCGAAGTATCAACATAATAGTCTTTTAAATCTATTATATCGTATGCCGGAAAAGGAATTGTATCAAGATTTTTAATGAAATGTGTTTTAGGGTTAACAATTACTTTTCCGTTTTTTCGGAAAGCAAAACCATCTATCTTTTCAAATTCATAACTTTTATCTTTCAAAGTATTAACAAGTTGCAATATTGACTGCTCTGCTTCACCTAAAACAAGCCAATCAATAGATGGACAATTACTTAATATTTCAAATGGATAAATGGTAGGATGAATCCCACCTATTACTACAGGAATATGTTTATATTTTTCTTTAATTAATATTGAAAATTTTAATATATCAGGAAAATGACCGGAAAACAAACATCCGAATCCAATCAGTTCAGGATTAAAATCTGAAATTGTATTAATTAATAAATTCTCGTAAAACGTGTAAAACTTTTTAGGATTTTCCAGCTCCTCAAACTTAAAAGTTTTCATATCTAATATTTTTATTTCTTCACCGTTATTCTGTAATACAGCAGCTAAATATAACAGACTAGAAGGAATATAATATTCTCTACTATTATAATATGGTAATGGTGTAGGTGGATTAACTAAAAGTATTCTCATAAATTTTAAATATGGGCTAATCCCGCTTCTTTGAGTTTTGTTTGTAATTCCAAATAGTTATTAATTATTTTTTCTTTATTGAAACCCTTACCCCACGGTGCATGTTCTTTATATTCGAAAGTAAGAGTAGGCATCTCATTTTCATATCTGCCATACATATGCATAGTTTTTGTCCAATCAGTATTTATCTTTTTAATTCCAAATTTATCCGGGTTGTTATATATTTCTGTTCCCGGTCTTATAGTTAATAGTGATAAATAAACTATGTCGGGAGAAGTATCTTTAATAAATGCCCATGTTTGCTCAACTATATCTTCAGGTTCCCCTGGTAACCCAATAATCATATAAATTCTGCATTCAATGTCATTTTGTTTTAAAAGTTTTATAGATTCTTTTGCTCGCTTAATATCTATTTTTTTATTTATATAATTTAATGCTTTTTTAGACACACTTTCAACACCAAAACACATTGTTACACATCCTGATACTCTTGCCAACTTGGCTAGCTCGGGAGTAATTCCATCTACTCTACACTGACCGCGCCATATAATTCCAGTTTTACCAATTGCTTCCAAATACGAAATCGCTTTTTTAGGATTTGGTGGTATACCAATTTCATCGAGTAAACTAATACCTTTCAAACCATAATCGCGTTTCAAATACTCAATCTCAGATTTGATAAGTTGAGGCGTTCTATAACGTATCCCCGGACTATATTCTTTTACTTGCGGCATAGCACAAAAATAACAATTATATGGACAACCCCTACTAAATATCACAGTCGTGCCTAACAAATTCTCGTATCCTTTTTTATTTTTTAAGGTCATCAGTCCTTTTCTGGCTATTGTTGATTTTGGCAGATATTTTCTAAGCGGGTATGGGTAAAGGTTTATATTTACAGATGATGTCTGTTTATAGATTTTATTTAGCTTTAAATTCATTATGTCTGTTATTGCCTGAATTATAGAATTTTCACCATCTCCGATAATAAGAGAATCATAAGTTTTTAAACATTCCTTTTGAAACATAGTAGCATGAGGTCCACCTGCAATATGTTTTGCTTTAGGATATCGCTCACGCAAATTATGGACTATTGACAACTGTTCTTCATAATCAAGCGTATAAACAGAATGAAGATATGCATCACACTCCGGTATGTGATAAATTGCAAATTCCTTTTTTATTCCTCTCAAATCAATTAGAAATAAATTAAGTTTATTGCCAAAATGAGATTCCAAAACAGTTAATATCTGAAAATGGGTATGAGGATCACCCTTAAAAGGATCATATAAATACTCACTGCTTGGCAAAATAAATCCAACATTTAACATAGTATTTTTTTATCTAATGAATCTCCCTGCGGCTTGCCGCAGGGTATCAAGGTATTACCCCGCACAGTTTTGTCTGCGACAAAACTAGACGTGGGGGTTCTCCTTTTCTTTATCCCCGTAGCAAGCTACGGGGTATTGTGAAGGAGAATAAATTGTTTAATATTATGCTTTGTTCAAAATTATTTTTGAAAGTAATAATGCAGTAATACTGCCTATAGCAATAATGTCTCCTTTTTTTATTGCATTAATGGTTTCTTGTTCATCCATCAAAATAATTTTTGTTTCTTCAAGATCTTTTGAAGTCGGTTTTGCTATTTGTCTAACATTTGCAGCAAAAAAGAAATTAACTTTTCCACAACCATAGTTATTATGTAAAGGAAAAGTTCCAAATGAATACCATTCTTCTGAAGAATATCCAGTTTCTTCTAATAACTCTCGCTGAGCTGCATGTAAAGGAGATTCCCCTTTTTCTATTACTCCTGCAGGCAAAACAACGCTAACTCTACCAAAACCATGTTGATATTGTTCTAACATAACTGTCCTGCCTTCTTCATTTCGAGATACTACTACAACACACTCAGGCAGATATATCTGATAATAATCATCTATTATTCTTCCATCAGGTAATTTTATGCGTTGGACTGAAATAGAAAGTCTATTTTCAACAACAAGAATATCTTTAGTCTCAATAACTTCCCATAAAACATCCGGATTTTTTGACATAATTTCATCTTTATCCATAAAATATTTTAATTTAATTTAAAATAATTTCTATACCATTTAATAGTTTTATTTATTCCGTCATCCAGGGATACTTTTGGTAACCATCCGAACAGATCTTTAACTTTACTTATATCAAGACAAATCTTTGTTTTTATGCTGGGTTTTGAAAGATCGTATTCGATTCTGATATTATTACCTGAATATTTAATAATTTTTTTAACCAAATTGCCCACAGAAATTGCACTGCCGTATCCTACATTAAAAATCTCATATTTGTTTTTCTGCTGCTTAATTGCTATTTTAATAAAATCCACCAGATCTGAAATAAATAATAAATCCCGTTCTTCATTACCATCTCCCCAAACTATAATTTTACCACCTTCCTTAGCTGTCATAACTTTTGTTATTGTTGCACCAAATACGTGTGACTTCTCAAGGTCATATTTATCAAAAGGACCATATATAT
It contains:
- a CDS encoding radical SAM protein — encoded protein: MLNVGFILPSSEYLYDPFKGDPHTHFQILTVLESHFGNKLNLFLIDLRGIKKEFAIYHIPECDAYLHSVYTLDYEEQLSIVHNLRERYPKAKHIAGGPHATMFQKECLKTYDSLIIGDGENSIIQAITDIMNLKLNKIYKQTSSVNINLYPYPLRKYLPKSTIARKGLMTLKNKKGYENLLGTTVIFSRGCPYNCYFCAMPQVKEYSPGIRYRTPQLIKSEIEYLKRDYGLKGISLLDEIGIPPNPKKAISYLEAIGKTGIIWRGQCRVDGITPELAKLARVSGCVTMCFGVESVSKKALNYINKKIDIKRAKESIKLLKQNDIECRIYMIIGLPGEPEDIVEQTWAFIKDTSPDIVYLSLLTIRPGTEIYNNPDKFGIKKINTDWTKTMHMYGRYENEMPTLTFEYKEHAPWGKGFNKEKIINNYLELQTKLKEAGLAHI
- a CDS encoding NUDIX hydrolase — translated: MDKDEIMSKNPDVLWEVIETKDILVVENRLSISVQRIKLPDGRIIDDYYQIYLPECVVVVSRNEEGRTVMLEQYQHGFGRVSVVLPAGVIEKGESPLHAAQRELLEETGYSSEEWYSFGTFPLHNNYGCGKVNFFFAANVRQIAKPTSKDLEETKIILMDEQETINAIKKGDIIAIGSITALLLSKIILNKA